Genomic window (Helianthus annuus cultivar XRQ/B chromosome 3, HanXRQr2.0-SUNRISE, whole genome shotgun sequence):
AAATGAAGACGTTAAATTTtcgagtaaattgccaaaatcgtccatgaggtttaggcctgtttgccagtttcatccaaaatgattttttttgtgCCAAATTGTCCACTTTTGGTATTTTtcgccattttcatccaaaccaccaaCTCAATTTAccttttctgttaagttgaaggatatttggatggaactggcaaatataaaaccttagggacgattttggcaatttactcaaactctttttaatttcttttatttaattaattttgtcacatatatataaaacaaattatacatgcagtttttataaaaaaaaaattaatagttttatcacataatttttataaattttcatccaacccactaattcaatttattttttttctgttaaggtgaaggatgttttaaattttataaattaagacataAATTAATTTCCAGTTTTTTATATAGTTCCTAGTGACCTACTGAAGTTTTTGTAACTAGGAATGAGACTCCTGAACCTTTTTTGTCCGGCTGTGTAACGTTTCCGAAACATGAGATTAATGCCAGTTTATTGAGTGGAACAATCTTTCTGTTATAGTTGATTGATAAATTGAAATTTATGGAATATGTAGTCTTACCAAAGCGGTAAGCGAACGGTTCGATCTTCGAGATACATGGTTTTGGATAAAAAATCAATACCAATAGTAGCCTGTATTGCGCATACGAATTCAGAGTAAACTCATTAGAGAGAGCAACATAGCAAAAAACATACGAATAAAAATACAAATTGGGGTTGTCATGATACTAACATAAGTTCCTTTGTTTTAAAGTTTCTAGTTATAAACCTCTATAGGGGCGCTTTGGTCATTTAAAAACTTCATACTGTATTGAACATTTAAACTTCCACAACATAAACCAGTATAAAGGTCATTTGGTCATTTACAAAAACTTTAGTAGGTCACTAGGAACTATATAAAAGAAAATGGAAATTAATTtttgtcttaatttataaaatttaaaacatccttcaccttaacaaaaaaaaaaaaaactgagttagtggtttggatgaaaatttatgaaaattatgtgacaaaactattattatttttttataaatactgCATGTCTATTCTGTTTTATATATACGTGTgacaaaataaattaaataaaagaaattaaaaagaggtCAAGTAAATTGCCGAAATCGTccctgagtttttttttttatatttgccagtttcatccaattCCAAATATCTTTCAACTTAACAGAAGAAGTAATCtggttagtggtttggatgagaaTAGCAAAAAATGCCAAAAGTGAAGGGCAATTTGGCACAAAAAAGCCGCcattttggatgaaactggcaaacatGCCTACacctcagggatgattttggcaatttactctatttttttaaTCAAAAAGCTCTTTTTCTCATAATCTTGTCCCACATTGACCAGTTGACCACTAGCTTTACTTATGAAGTTGGACTCataacttttattttcttttaatgtGTATGTAACTGAAAAACATGATAGTACAGTCAACGGTGTGACGATTCTGTCCGTGTACGATTCTTTCTACAAAAATTTGTTCGCTAGAACAATCATCTTAGTCAACTTTGACCACATTCATCTTGGTCAACTTTGACCATATCTGGAAACTTTAGTTTATCCATCTATTTGTAGTTGTACTCATCATTTATTGCTTAATCTTAAAAGGTATCAATGTCAATACGTTTACTTACAAATCGGTCAATCTGGGATACGAAAAAATTAAATCGTTATTGAACTAATAAACTTTTTGTTATCAAATTTGACACACTTAGTCGTTTATAATCATTTTATGTTCTTTTTTATTACAAAAGCGGTTCTAGGTCAGCATGATCTGTCTCGGCCACACAATATACATGTTCTCTCTCAGGCCTGTTTTTTGATCGAAAAACAAGACATTTACCAAATTACCCTTTTTTGCAGCCCGAAATTCTCCATGCAAACGGGAGCGgtagaggaagaggaaggggtcGAGGCAGGGGTCGTGGTAGACCAAGTCGAGCAGATAAAGAAGCCTATGCAGCAGCAGCCGCAGCTTACGACAAACACGAAACAAATTCCAGTATCAGCGATAAGCCAAAGCCAAACTCAACTCTTGATTCACTAGAAGATGCTGACTCGAAAGAGAATCAGAATCTAGCAGGTGTGAAGGCCGAAGACACGGTCAAAGTTAGGAACTTTGACCTCAACTTAGACCTGGACGAGAATGGAAACTCACCCGTTATTCCGGCAGTCACACCGCCAAAACAGGCCGTTGAAATGGAAATGAAGCCCCATGAGTATCCTGGTTGGTCAATGACAGATGTCGAGAAAATGGTTGTTGATCCGCTTAAACTTGCAAGCTTTAACAGCAGGgtagatgaagatgatgaagattatgACGAAGAAGGATGATTATGTTTTTTGTCGGGAATCCTCGTACAGTTTGGTTTGAAAGATTCCTTGTTTAGTAATGACAGTGTAGATGCTGACTTATGGTAGACAGAGATAGGCTGTAGGCAGACATGGAAGCAAGGGGAAGTTAGTTGCAAATCTttccttttttgttttttttttgtttttaaatttatttgcTTA
Coding sequences:
- the LOC110930899 gene encoding dr1-associated corepressor — its product is MRKKLDTRFPAARIKKIMQADEDVGKIAMAVPLLVSKALELFLQDLCDRTYEVTLQRGAKTLNSTHLKQCVQSFNVFDFLRDIVGKVPDLGGSDAAGEDRSAPKRRKVADGDHNDGDEIEDSKRDKRPEILHANGSGRGRGRGRGRGRGRPSRADKEAYAAAAAAYDKHETNSSISDKPKPNSTLDSLEDADSKENQNLAGVKAEDTVKVRNFDLNLDLDENGNSPVIPAVTPPKQAVEMEMKPHEYPGWSMTDVEKMVVDPLKLASFNSRVDEDDEDYDEEG